One Streptomyces sp. NBC_01237 genomic region harbors:
- a CDS encoding response regulator transcription factor has product MTNVLLVHAVPLWRASLASLLRAAEGIEVRTAERGAIRAALTGRCPDVFLTDLDCPDAMDVLQEVEPLTGPDGRPCPLAVLTRGDRPRGLRRAYEAGARGYIDKFRPVDDLAEVMHKLADGGRHIDESLAFGLLQVADMPLSPREVSVLALAESGESVAGIAARLNLTAGTVRNYLAAAIRKSGARNRQDAIRLAKSAGWI; this is encoded by the coding sequence ATGACAAACGTTCTGCTGGTTCACGCAGTGCCGCTGTGGCGTGCTTCGCTGGCCTCCCTGCTCCGTGCGGCTGAGGGAATCGAGGTACGGACCGCTGAGCGGGGAGCGATACGCGCGGCGCTGACCGGGAGATGCCCGGACGTATTCCTGACCGATCTCGACTGTCCGGACGCCATGGATGTGCTCCAGGAGGTGGAGCCACTGACCGGGCCGGACGGCCGACCCTGTCCTTTGGCGGTGCTGACCCGCGGTGACCGTCCGCGCGGGCTGCGGCGGGCCTACGAGGCGGGCGCCCGTGGCTACATCGACAAGTTCCGCCCGGTGGACGATCTGGCCGAGGTGATGCACAAACTCGCGGACGGTGGACGTCATATCGACGAGTCACTGGCATTCGGGCTGTTGCAGGTGGCCGACATGCCGTTATCGCCTCGCGAGGTGAGCGTGCTCGCGCTGGCCGAGAGCGGCGAAAGCGTGGCCGGCATAGCGGCCCGGCTGAATCTGACAGCGGGGACGGTACGCAATTACCTGGCGGCCGCCATCCGGAAGTCGGGGGCGCGCAATCGGCAGGATGCCATCAGGCTCGCGAAATCGGCCGGCTGGATCTGA